From candidate division TA06 bacterium, the proteins below share one genomic window:
- a CDS encoding 8-amino-7-oxononanoate synthase — protein MSMFDKCREFGKMVAHLKSTGQFFYLREIDPAATPVVKRKNKELVMLGSNNYLGLTSHPKVVERTIEAVREYGTGSCSSRVLTGTTSLHNQLEKKLAEFKHTEDAVVFSTGFMTMMGTIAALTEEGDIILSDELNHASIIEGCRLSKAQVMVYRHNDMADLEDRLSKCSPSSNKLIITDGVFSMKGTVANLPEIKRLADNYQARIMVDDAHGTGALGAKGHGVLEYFDMEGEVDLVCGTFSKSLGTVGGFTGATEDIITYLKLNARPFIFSASLPPSVAATVLACLEVIEEEPELIKKLHWNANFIRKSLEEMGFAIEQTITPIIPVLIGDDEETFKMAGQLEEEGVIVNPVVPPAVPRESSLIRVSVMATLSLENLEMALGKFKLVGSRLGII, from the coding sequence AGAACAAAGAACTGGTCATGCTTGGCTCAAACAATTACCTTGGTCTGACTTCGCATCCCAAGGTGGTCGAACGCACAATAGAGGCTGTTAGAGAATACGGGACAGGTTCTTGCAGCTCGCGAGTTCTCACCGGAACCACCAGTTTGCATAACCAGCTTGAGAAGAAACTGGCTGAATTCAAGCATACCGAAGATGCCGTAGTGTTCAGCACAGGATTCATGACAATGATGGGTACAATTGCCGCCTTGACTGAAGAGGGAGACATTATTCTGAGCGATGAGCTGAACCATGCAAGCATAATTGAAGGCTGCCGTCTCTCCAAGGCTCAAGTCATGGTCTACAGGCACAATGATATGGCGGATCTTGAAGATAGACTTTCCAAGTGTTCTCCTTCTTCCAACAAGCTTATCATCACCGATGGTGTCTTCAGCATGAAAGGAACAGTCGCGAATCTGCCTGAGATCAAAAGACTTGCTGATAACTATCAGGCCAGAATCATGGTGGACGATGCCCATGGCACAGGAGCCCTGGGCGCTAAAGGCCACGGGGTTCTTGAATACTTCGACATGGAAGGAGAGGTTGACCTTGTCTGTGGGACTTTCAGCAAATCTTTAGGCACGGTAGGAGGATTTACAGGGGCAACTGAAGATATTATAACGTACCTGAAGCTTAACGCGCGGCCATTCATCTTCAGCGCCAGCCTACCTCCATCGGTTGCAGCTACAGTCCTTGCCTGTTTGGAGGTAATAGAAGAAGAACCTGAACTCATCAAGAAACTCCACTGGAATGCGAACTTCATCAGGAAGAGTTTAGAGGAGATGGGGTTTGCAATTGAGCAAACGATAACACCTATCATCCCGGTTCTGATTGGCGATGACGAGGAGACTTTCAAGATGGCCGGTCAGTTGGAAGAGGAAGGAGTAATAGTGAATCCCGTTGTTCCACCGGCAGTGCCGAGAGAATCTTCCCTCATCCGGGTGAGTGTCATGGCGACACTGTCCCTCGAGAATCTGGAAATGGCTCTGGGTAAGTTCAAACTCGTCGGGAGTAGATTGGGGATCATCTAG
- a CDS encoding thiamine-monophosphate kinase, with the protein MKDMNEITENLIIGSWARHFSRSPNQLNKLHESDAELVEISKDSPYLLAATIDTIAEEIAEGLYQDPYTMGWVTVMATLSDLAAVGAHPLGLVVSVSVDPTRNKEFSSAIAQGMEDASRDLGVFILGGDTNLTSGISLTGCALGLVPRKEVITRQGCKVGDHVFITGGIGAGNALGLVRLTKTPDDCFPEKLYRPVARLKEGQLLRRHANCCMDTSDGLLTTLDQLMRINGLGFEIDCNWERILAPQVLRLCETTKTPHWLMTAGPHGEFELLFTIPDKEVDSFLKQTESHGISPIRLGRAQRPKAISLILPSGEKVDVDMAPLRNLLQTVNGDLERYVREFKAFGKKWGLETE; encoded by the coding sequence ATGAAAGATATGAATGAAATAACAGAAAACCTCATCATCGGTTCATGGGCCCGACACTTCTCTCGTTCACCCAACCAGCTAAACAAGCTGCACGAAAGCGACGCAGAACTGGTCGAGATCTCAAAAGATTCTCCTTATCTTCTGGCCGCAACCATTGATACGATTGCTGAAGAGATTGCTGAAGGACTATACCAGGATCCTTACACCATGGGCTGGGTGACTGTCATGGCCACTTTGAGTGATCTGGCAGCAGTTGGTGCTCACCCTCTGGGGTTGGTCGTCTCCGTGTCGGTTGACCCTACCCGCAACAAGGAATTCTCCAGTGCAATTGCTCAGGGTATGGAGGATGCATCTCGAGACCTTGGTGTCTTCATACTCGGAGGAGACACAAATCTAACCTCTGGGATTTCACTAACAGGATGTGCTCTCGGCCTCGTGCCGCGAAAAGAGGTGATAACCCGTCAGGGTTGCAAGGTGGGAGATCATGTCTTTATCACCGGAGGAATAGGCGCAGGAAATGCTCTGGGGCTTGTACGGTTGACCAAGACTCCTGACGATTGCTTTCCTGAAAAGCTCTATCGACCGGTAGCACGTCTCAAAGAAGGACAGCTTCTGAGACGACACGCCAACTGCTGTATGGACACAAGCGACGGGTTGTTGACGACCCTTGATCAATTGATGCGGATCAATGGACTGGGGTTTGAAATCGACTGCAATTGGGAGAGAATCTTAGCCCCTCAGGTACTGAGATTGTGCGAAACGACAAAGACACCCCATTGGCTGATGACAGCGGGCCCCCATGGCGAGTTTGAACTCTTGTTTACGATTCCAGATAAGGAAGTTGATTCCTTTTTGAAGCAGACGGAATCCCACGGCATCTCGCCAATCAGACTTGGCAGAGCGCAAAGGCCAAAAGCAATTTCATTGATCCTACCATCAGGAGAAAAGGTGGACGTGGACATGGCACCTCTAAGAAATTTATTACAAACAGTCAATGGCGACCTTGAACGCTACGTGAGGGAATTCAAGGCATTTGGAAAGAAGTGGGGATTAGAAACAGAATGA
- a CDS encoding SDR family NAD(P)-dependent oxidoreductase has product MKIRGARILVTGASSGIGRAASFALAGKGARLAITSRGADRLEKVAEEIARAFPGVPAPLAVPCDVADLEAVHRLIERCVGQLGSIDVLINNAGIGVYGDVEKTSLEDFRSVMNVNFFGAVNCMLEVLPIMRNAGQGIIANVASVAAIHGVPFLGAYCATKSALVSVSQSLRAELSGSSIRIILIYPGYTETDFYRAEKKVGTARRPEGPYASPDGVAQAIVRAVEREQKDVVLSRVGKSLALAERFAPWLVEKVMSRLAAQLR; this is encoded by the coding sequence ATGAAGATCAGAGGCGCGAGGATACTGGTTACAGGAGCGTCTTCAGGAATTGGTCGGGCCGCATCCTTTGCACTCGCCGGGAAGGGCGCAAGGCTGGCCATCACGTCTCGTGGAGCAGACAGGCTGGAGAAGGTGGCGGAGGAAATTGCCCGGGCTTTCCCCGGCGTGCCCGCACCCCTTGCAGTTCCTTGCGATGTAGCAGACTTGGAGGCCGTGCACAGACTCATAGAGCGTTGCGTCGGGCAGCTCGGATCCATCGATGTTCTGATCAATAACGCAGGGATCGGCGTCTATGGTGATGTTGAGAAAACGTCCCTGGAGGATTTCCGATCGGTTATGAATGTGAACTTCTTCGGCGCTGTCAACTGCATGCTGGAAGTTCTTCCTATTATGCGCAACGCAGGTCAAGGCATAATCGCTAACGTTGCCTCTGTAGCTGCCATACACGGTGTCCCCTTTCTGGGAGCTTACTGCGCCACCAAATCTGCGCTTGTGTCCGTGAGCCAGAGTCTTCGTGCAGAACTCTCAGGTAGCAGCATCAGGATAATACTCATCTATCCAGGTTACACTGAGACTGACTTCTACAGAGCCGAGAAGAAGGTTGGAACTGCGCGAAGACCCGAGGGCCCATATGCCTCGCCGGACGGGGTAGCTCAGGCCATTGTGAGGGCAGTGGAACGTGAACAGAAAGATGTTGTCCTTTCGAGGGTAGGGAAATCTCTTGCGTTGGCTGAACGATTTGCGCCCTGGCTTGTAGAAAAAGTAATGTCAAGACTTGCAGCCCAACTGAGGTGA
- a CDS encoding B12-binding domain-containing radical SAM protein: MSKPKLQIIVLFQNLGESQTYYARSPAPPLSGILVAGLTPPIVEVELLHEMVRPIDYKTDADFIALSFMDFCAPHAFEVAESFKKLGKVVVAGGKYPSTFPEKVEPHFDSVVVGEAEPIWPQVVHDMVDGKLKKVYEAPIAPSLENIPPPRYDLVEPVFAVPLVTEATRGCPYKCSFCQLMVRHAPYRVRPVADVIRDLTATSKLPFHKRKMAMIYDNNLGGDISYAKELLQEIAKLKLWGIGTQFSFDCLHDDEFVDLLAKARCTMAFIGLESLNEPSLASVHKRQNKVEEYKELFVKLKKKGILTFTGLMLGLEEDTPSYFQTLPSRLDEIDPSTILLSISIPIPGTPFHKQIESEGRIFDRDLSHYEGDHLVFTPKRVSSDQVFEAFRRINRHFYSWRNILKRWWRIILGYSKEESKMKQALRKIFISYIFLKLTTFQKDHAQQRVYPFSSSNRNHPGKEEDQGGDET; encoded by the coding sequence ATGTCGAAGCCCAAATTGCAGATTATCGTTCTGTTTCAAAACCTGGGGGAAAGCCAGACCTATTACGCTCGATCCCCGGCACCTCCCCTGTCCGGGATTCTGGTGGCTGGTTTAACGCCACCGATAGTGGAAGTGGAACTGCTTCACGAAATGGTACGGCCAATTGACTACAAGACAGATGCGGATTTCATTGCGCTCAGTTTCATGGACTTCTGTGCACCTCACGCATTCGAGGTGGCCGAAAGCTTTAAGAAACTGGGCAAGGTTGTGGTTGCTGGGGGGAAATATCCCTCAACGTTCCCGGAAAAGGTAGAACCACACTTCGATTCAGTGGTTGTGGGTGAGGCAGAACCGATCTGGCCTCAGGTTGTTCACGACATGGTGGACGGGAAATTGAAAAAAGTTTACGAGGCCCCCATTGCCCCATCATTGGAAAACATCCCTCCTCCTCGGTATGACCTGGTGGAGCCGGTCTTCGCAGTGCCCTTGGTGACTGAAGCCACAAGAGGCTGTCCCTACAAGTGCAGTTTCTGCCAATTGATGGTCAGACATGCACCATATCGAGTTCGACCCGTTGCGGATGTGATCCGCGATCTTACAGCTACCAGCAAACTCCCTTTCCACAAACGCAAGATGGCAATGATCTACGACAATAATCTTGGAGGAGACATATCCTATGCCAAGGAATTGCTGCAAGAAATCGCGAAACTCAAGCTGTGGGGGATAGGAACACAGTTCAGCTTTGACTGCCTTCACGATGACGAGTTCGTGGACTTGCTTGCCAAAGCTCGTTGCACAATGGCCTTTATCGGATTAGAATCTTTAAATGAGCCCAGTCTCGCATCAGTTCACAAAAGGCAGAACAAGGTAGAAGAATACAAAGAGCTGTTCGTAAAGCTTAAGAAGAAAGGGATACTAACTTTTACAGGCCTAATGTTGGGGCTTGAGGAGGACACCCCTTCCTATTTCCAGACTCTGCCCAGCAGGCTTGACGAGATCGATCCCAGCACAATTCTGCTGTCCATTTCCATCCCCATTCCTGGTACTCCATTTCACAAGCAGATAGAATCCGAGGGCCGGATATTTGACCGTGACCTATCTCACTATGAAGGTGACCATCTGGTGTTTACTCCAAAGCGGGTCTCTTCCGATCAGGTCTTTGAAGCATTTCGCAGAATAAACAGGCATTTCTACTCGTGGAGGAATATACTGAAGCGGTGGTGGAGAATCATCCTTGGGTATTCGAAAGAGGAGAGCAAAATGAAGCAAGCACTCCGCAAAATCTTCATATCCTACATTTTCCTTAAGCTGACCACCTTTCAGAAAGACCACGCCCAACAGAGGGTATATCCGTTCTCCAGTTCAAATCGAAACCATCCTGGAAAGGAGGAAGATCAAGGAGGAGATGAGACGTAG
- a CDS encoding DUF4345 domain-containing protein: MARVVLIIAAIIEFVFRGLPAFFGSEPVAELFNLEYVEGAVPYVHAFGAVMLCFGVMFFIGARNPKKSRLVVDMGILRFALGVAAQLLTFVMMGSLHIFWWIHMVVDIVLVVLLLISRKQITAQVA, translated from the coding sequence ATGGCAAGAGTCGTTTTGATAATTGCGGCCATCATAGAATTCGTATTTCGTGGACTCCCCGCTTTTTTCGGATCTGAACCAGTAGCGGAGCTTTTCAATCTGGAGTACGTAGAAGGAGCTGTGCCATATGTGCACGCCTTTGGCGCAGTCATGCTCTGCTTCGGTGTGATGTTTTTCATCGGGGCCAGGAATCCGAAGAAGAGCCGGTTGGTTGTGGACATGGGTATACTCAGATTCGCGCTTGGCGTGGCAGCGCAGCTGCTCACATTTGTGATGATGGGCTCGCTACACATCTTCTGGTGGATACACATGGTCGTTGACATAGTGCTCGTGGTTCTCCTACTGATCTCCCGTAAACAGATAACTGCGCAGGTCGCTTAG
- a CDS encoding long-chain fatty acid--CoA ligase: MTIFESFSQSALKHSSKTALMNREKGEYIGINYKELMNSVNAVAEGIKRLSIGKGDRVGIFSYNRPEWVIADLAVLKIGAVVVPIYHTLPSSRMKRIVSDSNTRLLFVENTSLLAVVKEIKDDCPILRNIVVFESSEPIAEHDILQFDSLRHEKCKSVASEESPDVSANDVATIVYTSGSMGEPKGVILTHKNITSNAFSVMRKFRVTSEDVFLSFLPLSHMFERTCAYYATLFAGGTIAYVKDMSAVAEDIREVRPTILITVPRLIEKVYESVEKRVSQGLFIRRGFVSLAVKRLNHYANLKHRGAKIPLFLRIRRPLYDVFVASKFRKIAGGRLRALACAGAPLDRKISKILYILGFNIVEGYGLTEASPAVCLNTVEENELGTVGKPLDDVEVRMGENDEIMVRGPNVMAGYLNMPEETSKVIDQDGWLHTGDKGRFDEKGNLIITGRIKEIIVTSYGKNIVPAPIEMEIARNRYIDQIMLCGDKKKHVAALIVPNREFVMSYAEEIGIRFDDYQSLLHRDEIRDLIASEIEKSSLELAPYEKIKAFTLLAEPFTVENEMLTPILKLRRTKIAHEYGELIDQMYEGKK; encoded by the coding sequence ATGACGATTTTTGAAAGCTTTTCCCAGAGCGCACTTAAGCATTCAAGCAAGACCGCCTTAATGAATAGAGAAAAAGGCGAATACATTGGAATAAACTACAAGGAGCTGATGAATTCGGTAAACGCCGTAGCTGAGGGTATCAAGAGACTGAGCATAGGCAAAGGCGACAGGGTCGGCATCTTTTCCTACAATCGGCCCGAATGGGTGATTGCCGACCTGGCAGTCCTGAAAATAGGCGCTGTCGTCGTACCCATTTATCATACACTGCCTTCTTCACGTATGAAACGAATAGTGAGCGATTCAAACACAAGACTACTTTTTGTGGAAAACACCTCGTTGCTGGCTGTGGTCAAGGAAATCAAAGACGATTGCCCGATTCTCAGAAACATCGTCGTCTTTGAGTCTTCAGAGCCTATTGCTGAGCATGACATTCTTCAATTTGATAGTCTCAGACACGAGAAATGCAAGTCAGTCGCATCCGAGGAGAGTCCCGATGTCTCCGCCAACGATGTTGCGACCATAGTCTACACTTCTGGAAGTATGGGAGAGCCCAAAGGTGTCATCCTGACGCATAAAAATATCACCTCCAACGCCTTTTCAGTGATGAGGAAATTCAGGGTTACGTCGGAAGATGTTTTCCTTTCATTTCTCCCGCTCTCTCACATGTTTGAGAGGACTTGTGCGTACTACGCCACACTCTTTGCCGGAGGTACCATTGCATATGTGAAGGATATGTCAGCTGTTGCAGAAGACATAAGAGAAGTCAGACCTACCATTCTTATCACTGTACCCCGGCTCATAGAAAAGGTGTACGAGTCAGTTGAGAAGAGAGTTTCGCAGGGTTTGTTCATCCGAAGAGGTTTTGTGAGCCTCGCTGTCAAAAGACTGAATCACTATGCAAACCTCAAGCATAGAGGTGCTAAGATTCCTCTATTTCTCAGGATTAGGCGCCCTTTGTACGATGTTTTTGTCGCTTCCAAGTTCAGGAAAATCGCAGGAGGAAGATTGCGGGCGCTTGCGTGCGCAGGAGCTCCACTTGACCGGAAGATTTCCAAAATCCTCTACATTCTGGGTTTCAACATTGTGGAGGGATACGGCTTGACGGAAGCGTCGCCTGCTGTATGTCTCAACACAGTGGAAGAAAATGAATTGGGCACAGTAGGCAAACCTCTTGATGATGTTGAGGTTAGGATGGGAGAGAACGATGAGATCATGGTCAGAGGACCCAATGTGATGGCAGGATATTTGAACATGCCTGAGGAGACTTCAAAGGTGATCGACCAAGATGGCTGGCTTCATACAGGGGACAAAGGCAGATTTGATGAAAAAGGGAACCTGATCATAACTGGTCGAATAAAGGAAATCATTGTTACCTCATATGGCAAGAACATCGTGCCTGCTCCTATCGAAATGGAGATAGCCAGAAACAGATACATAGATCAGATCATGCTTTGCGGTGACAAGAAAAAACACGTTGCTGCTTTGATCGTACCGAACAGAGAATTTGTCATGAGTTACGCGGAAGAGATAGGCATACGCTTCGATGATTACCAGTCGCTTTTGCATAGGGACGAGATAAGGGATCTCATTGCCTCAGAAATAGAGAAATCAAGCCTGGAGCTCGCCCCCTATGAAAAGATAAAGGCATTTACTCTATTAGCTGAGCCTTTTACAGTCGAAAATGAGATGCTCACGCCCATTCTGAAACTGAGAAGAACTAAGATAGCCCATGAATATGGCGAATTGATCGATCAAATGTACGAGGGAAAGAAATGA